The DNA window TGATTTAGCTTATCATCTGAGCTTGGTGGTGCTGCATTGAAAGCAGCTTGCTGGTTTTCTGTAAAATCTGGCTTGCTTGAAACAACTGTAGGTACCTGAGAGGAAGTGACCTGATCATCTTTGTTTCCATCAGATGATAACTGACTCCTGTGAGCCTTCTGTATGACCCAGCTGGTCATCTGATACTGCTGATGTTGCTTCCGTGGAAGCCTCTTGTTGGCCTTTCCCTAAATCATGCTTGTTTAAGGCTtctgcatctgcatctgcatcCTTTGCAAGGCGCTTTCTCAGCCGCCTTCTCTGGTCCCTCGATAAGATCAGTCTAGGACCAGATCCTTCAGGTCCTTCAGGATTAGAAGGTTCTCCAATTTTTCCAGAAACTTTTGATTGGTGCCATGACATGGCCTGTCAGATAGAAAGTAACAAACCCAACTCGTCATTTTTCAAGCTTCAGCAAGACTCATATGAAAGCGGTGTGTTGGAATATGTTCTCAAGTATGCAACTTACTCTTTCAAAGTTTGGTTATCCATTGGGCGGGAAATACTGATCATTCAAGTAGATGGTGTCTCTATCCTCCTGTTAACAGAGAATGTGCACATAGATAAATGGAATGGTATGACAATTTTAGAGGGGAAGGGTATGCCATCGTACCTCTTCAAATACTCTCCATCTTACTTCAGGATACTCCTTGAGAATACCTGAGTTTGTTTCCAGCAACAGCAAGCTTCCATCATGCTGCAATAACCAGTGGCAGATCATAAGAACaacatattataatttataaTGAGAAAATCATTTGAGGTTAATCTATTCATCATCACTCAAAACATATATTGAAATTGATTACATATAAGACAAATGGCCATTCCATACCCTGTGCACGACATAAAATTTGTTGTCCCAGTACAAAACAGCAAGCGCATTTTCTTCCATCAGATCACACAAAGTAGCATACCTGTATAGTTGAGTTGAAGGTTATAGTGTATTAATTAAACAATAATAAAGGCCCTAGTATCCTATCAGACCAAAAACATACACATGGCTTGTCAATTGTTTATTAGCCTCCAGCAATTTCTGAATTACTGCACCTGCACATAAATTAATAGATTCAAGGGCAGCCCACGTAGTTCCAAATGAGCAAACAGGTGAAAAAATAGATTCTCACGTTTGGCTGCAACATCTGAAGCTTGTAATGCCCCACTCACATTTTCCACCACCTTGATGTACTTTTGAAGTTTTTCATACGAGAAGCTTAGGATATTTGGGCAAATTGTTAAATCCTCAGGATCTACCATCCAGCAGTGGAGCAATGGTATCTCCATGTGAGCAAATATATCAAGAACACATAATTACTGTGATTCTTCGAAATCAACATGGCTACAATGAACATACAGTGACATATACATCAGAACAGTTGAAGCACACACACATAACATGTAAATCAAAACAGTTAAGTGGCATACAATCTATATGAACCAAAACAGTTTACAATATGAAAACTA is part of the Miscanthus floridulus cultivar M001 chromosome 9, ASM1932011v1, whole genome shotgun sequence genome and encodes:
- the LOC136483409 gene encoding uncharacterized protein, coding for MACQIESNKPNSSFFKLQQDSYESGAVIQKLLEANKQLTSHVYATLCDLMEENALAVLYWDNKFYVVHRHDGSLLLLETNSGILKEYPEVRWRVFEEEDRDTIYLNDQYFPPNG